The following are encoded in a window of Sutcliffiella horikoshii genomic DNA:
- a CDS encoding HD-GYP domain-containing protein: protein MKPGMVLARSIYNDSGRVLLSEGISVTSRMITRLQQLNVTYVYIEDARTSGMEVPTIISDKTRKEAVKTITDTFKSIEHEKELSKWFVMDKSSKSIKSLIQNLLTDMKSNEEVSALLTDVYVHDNYVFTHSLNVTLYSLSIGLKLGLSQKDLETLGLGGILHDIGKMLIPNDILFKPGKLTSDEFAEMKRHATYGYDILRNMQTIPLMVAHCAFQHHERLNGSGYPRGIKSDDIHLFGKILAVADVFDAVTSHRIYRSAMLPHEGLEILYAGAGSLYEPEIIEAFRKSVAIYPYGLMVTLNDGRKGLVVGQNKDLTERPVIRVVEEEGEELETPYDINLKDHLSLAIVDCDSLEKIAAVS, encoded by the coding sequence ATGAAACCGGGAATGGTGTTGGCCAGGTCAATCTACAATGATTCTGGTAGAGTACTGTTGAGTGAAGGGATCTCTGTGACTTCACGCATGATTACTCGTTTGCAACAATTGAATGTAACCTATGTATATATAGAAGATGCACGGACAAGCGGGATGGAAGTGCCGACTATTATTTCGGACAAAACCCGTAAGGAAGCAGTAAAGACAATTACTGATACCTTCAAATCCATCGAACATGAAAAAGAATTAAGTAAGTGGTTTGTGATGGACAAATCATCCAAAAGCATCAAGTCACTTATCCAAAACCTGCTAACAGACATGAAATCAAACGAAGAAGTGTCCGCCCTGTTAACAGATGTGTATGTTCACGATAATTACGTGTTTACCCACTCGTTAAATGTGACCCTCTATTCCCTCTCCATAGGGTTAAAATTAGGGTTGTCACAAAAAGACTTAGAAACATTAGGACTTGGTGGAATTCTTCATGATATCGGCAAAATGTTGATTCCAAATGACATTCTCTTTAAGCCTGGGAAACTTACAAGTGATGAATTTGCTGAAATGAAGCGGCATGCGACCTATGGGTATGATATCCTCCGCAACATGCAGACGATTCCATTAATGGTTGCACACTGTGCATTCCAACATCATGAGCGTCTAAATGGCAGTGGCTATCCACGCGGTATTAAGTCGGATGATATTCATCTGTTTGGAAAAATCCTAGCAGTAGCGGACGTTTTTGATGCTGTTACTTCCCACCGGATATACCGTAGTGCCATGCTGCCACATGAGGGCCTAGAAATTTTATATGCAGGTGCTGGTTCGTTGTATGAACCAGAGATTATTGAAGCGTTCCGCAAATCGGTTGCCATCTATCCATACGGCTTGATGGTTACATTGAATGATGGAAGAAAAGGGCTTGTTGTCGGGCAAAATAAAGACCTAACGGAACGACCTGTCATCAGGGTTGTCGAAGAAGAAGGGGAAGAGTTGGAAACACCTTACGATATAAATTTAAAAGACCATCTTAGTTTAGCGATTGTTGACTGCGATTCCCTTGAGAAAATAGCAGCAGTCAGCTAA
- a CDS encoding YunC family protein, whose amino-acid sequence MIEMTPITIEGHTFTAITVRLPKTNFLAVTSDKGYIMCGALDVGLLNAKLKDRKIIAGRAVGVRTIEQLIEAPLESITYEAENVGITVGMPGKEALLKML is encoded by the coding sequence ATGATTGAAATGACACCAATTACAATCGAAGGCCATACGTTTACGGCGATTACGGTGCGATTGCCAAAGACTAATTTCTTGGCGGTAACTAGTGATAAAGGGTATATCATGTGCGGAGCGTTGGATGTCGGCTTATTGAATGCCAAGCTGAAGGACCGAAAGATCATTGCGGGCCGGGCAGTTGGAGTACGTACCATCGAGCAATTAATAGAGGCCCCTTTGGAATCCATTACGTATGAGGCAGAGAATGTGGGCATTACGGTTGGGATGCCGGGCAAAGAGGCTTTATTAAAAATGCTATAG
- a CDS encoding VC0807 family protein, translated as MKNKIVVFDLLFYLALPYLIWKFGQEPLGDYYAILLSTAPGFVYTIVRFAVERQFNVTGIFIMVSLLVSTLVDILSGDAFTMLQNSVYVSAGFGILILGTMLIKKPLALYFGADIAYLQGHKREESLKLYRHKTILPTFYFITAVCALRGLVGAGLKYYLIGVYGVDGYDRILFFMKVNGWIFGALIAAGFIYSSLKINDYLEKTKVVDTIDNDLVG; from the coding sequence ATGAAAAATAAGATTGTTGTTTTTGACTTACTATTCTATTTGGCTTTACCTTATCTGATTTGGAAATTTGGACAAGAACCGCTTGGAGACTACTATGCAATATTGCTTTCCACTGCGCCGGGATTTGTCTACACCATAGTCCGTTTCGCTGTTGAGAGGCAGTTTAATGTGACAGGGATATTTATTATGGTTTCTCTTTTAGTGAGCACGCTGGTTGATATCCTTTCAGGTGATGCCTTTACTATGCTTCAAAACTCGGTATATGTATCTGCTGGATTTGGCATATTGATTCTCGGTACCATGCTTATTAAAAAACCTTTAGCACTTTATTTTGGAGCTGACATTGCCTATTTACAGGGTCATAAGCGAGAAGAAAGCTTAAAGCTTTATCGACACAAAACCATTCTGCCTACCTTTTATTTTATTACTGCTGTATGTGCACTAAGAGGTCTTGTGGGTGCAGGATTAAAGTATTATCTTATCGGTGTTTATGGGGTGGACGGGTATGATAGAATACTATTCTTTATGAAGGTAAATGGCTGGATATTTGGTGCATTAATTGCTGCAGGATTCATATATTCGAGTTTGAAAATAAATGATTATTTGGAAAAAACGAAAGTCGTGGATACCATTGATAATGATTTAGTAGGGTAA
- a CDS encoding DUF72 domain-containing protein, translating to MIYVGVTGWGDHDSLYTAGIAPRDKLLEYGAHFPTVEVDASFYAIQPKQNVEKWVADTPERFQFIVKAYQGMTGHQRGEIPFDTKERMFTAFRESIEPYEKAGKMAMVLFQFPPWFECKKENVDYLRWCKEQMGDTKVALEFRNQTWFQSAYHDRTLKFMEEEGWIHSICDEPQAGTGSIPTVLHPTDPDNTLIRLHGRNVHGWTKPASGKEWREVRYLYDYNLNELMEWKANLERLTPSSSNIYMLFNNNSGGHAAGNAKQMIDLLGVEYTGLAPRQLDLF from the coding sequence ATGATTTATGTTGGGGTGACAGGCTGGGGAGATCATGATTCGTTATATACTGCGGGTATTGCACCTAGGGACAAACTGCTGGAATATGGTGCCCACTTTCCTACCGTAGAGGTGGATGCTTCCTTTTATGCCATTCAACCGAAACAGAACGTAGAAAAATGGGTTGCGGATACACCGGAAAGATTTCAGTTTATAGTAAAGGCATATCAAGGAATGACTGGTCATCAGCGTGGTGAGATACCTTTTGACACAAAAGAACGAATGTTTACAGCTTTTAGGGAATCTATTGAGCCTTATGAAAAGGCTGGAAAAATGGCGATGGTTCTTTTTCAGTTTCCACCATGGTTTGAATGCAAGAAGGAGAATGTCGATTATTTAAGATGGTGTAAAGAGCAAATGGGAGATACGAAAGTGGCCTTGGAGTTCCGTAACCAGACTTGGTTTCAGTCTGCCTATCATGACAGAACGCTGAAGTTTATGGAAGAGGAAGGGTGGATTCATAGTATTTGTGATGAACCACAAGCGGGAACAGGGTCTATTCCGACCGTCCTGCATCCTACAGATCCAGACAATACTCTAATACGCCTGCATGGAAGGAACGTTCATGGTTGGACAAAGCCTGCATCAGGAAAGGAATGGAGAGAGGTTCGCTATTTGTATGATTATAACCTTAACGAACTAATGGAATGGAAGGCGAATCTAGAAAGGTTAACTCCATCATCTAGTAACATCTATATGTTATTCAACAATAACTCTGGAGGCCATGCAGCTGGAAATGCCAAACAGATGATTGACCTATTGGGTGTCGAATACACAGGATTGGCACCAAGGCAATTAGATTTATTTTAG
- a CDS encoding bifunctional metallophosphatase/5'-nucleotidase, giving the protein MQQIRILHTNDIHSHFDAYPKLATFLKEKDSTLPSALVDIGDNMDRFHPITEATGGKANTSLLNMLGYDYATFGNNEGITLDYQGLSQLYEDAEFSILAANLFEANGDYPDWVKPYDVKTMGDIKVAFIGVTVFYQHFYALLGWKIEDPYIILEKYLPALKEEADVIVVLSHLGISDDEEMARRFPEIDVILGGHTHHVLPEGRRIGNTLICGAGKYGQYIGQIDLGYDQELKVLTHSTATLHKLELYKPDQQVTERIKDMEQVAEKHLNKKVGSLEASLQVEWFASSIFPDLLADKLREWCEADIGMVNSGVLLDGLEKGEVTLGMLHRICPHPINPCRVTLTGEELREVVQQALHPDMENLRVKGLGFRGEVMGRMAFSGVRFDTEPIKDGSVQVTDIYIGGKRLNATDSVTVGTIDMFTFGRMYPSIIRAKEKKFFLPELLRDVLAHSFSDN; this is encoded by the coding sequence GTGCAACAAATTAGAATTTTACATACAAACGATATTCATAGTCATTTTGATGCCTATCCCAAACTTGCTACTTTTCTAAAGGAGAAGGATTCCACACTGCCATCGGCCCTTGTCGATATTGGGGATAATATGGACCGTTTTCACCCTATTACAGAAGCTACCGGTGGCAAGGCCAATACAAGTCTATTGAACATGCTTGGCTATGACTATGCCACGTTCGGAAATAATGAAGGAATAACATTGGACTATCAGGGATTATCACAGCTTTATGAGGATGCGGAATTTTCTATTTTAGCTGCCAATCTATTCGAAGCAAATGGCGATTATCCGGATTGGGTAAAGCCTTATGATGTGAAAACCATGGGTGATATTAAGGTTGCTTTTATTGGAGTGACAGTTTTTTATCAGCATTTTTATGCGCTGCTCGGTTGGAAAATAGAAGACCCTTATATTATTTTGGAAAAATACCTACCGGCTTTAAAAGAAGAGGCCGACGTTATTGTGGTACTTTCACATCTGGGAATTTCTGATGATGAGGAGATGGCAAGGAGGTTTCCTGAGATAGACGTTATCCTTGGCGGACATACCCATCATGTTCTGCCTGAAGGAAGACGGATTGGAAATACATTAATTTGTGGAGCGGGGAAGTATGGGCAATACATAGGGCAGATAGATCTTGGATATGACCAAGAGTTAAAAGTACTGACTCATTCTACTGCCACACTTCATAAGTTGGAACTCTATAAACCGGATCAACAAGTAACAGAGCGGATTAAAGACATGGAACAAGTAGCGGAGAAGCATTTGAATAAAAAGGTAGGAAGTTTGGAAGCATCGCTACAGGTAGAGTGGTTTGCATCTTCTATTTTTCCAGATTTGCTTGCAGATAAGTTAAGAGAATGGTGTGAGGCTGATATCGGGATGGTCAATTCGGGTGTATTGCTTGATGGACTTGAAAAAGGAGAGGTCACACTTGGAATGCTCCATCGTATTTGTCCTCATCCTATTAATCCTTGCAGGGTGACGTTGACTGGTGAGGAGTTAAGGGAAGTCGTCCAACAAGCTCTGCACCCTGATATGGAAAACTTGAGAGTGAAAGGTCTTGGGTTCCGTGGTGAGGTGATGGGGCGTATGGCATTCAGCGGTGTCAGGTTCGACACAGAGCCGATTAAAGACGGTAGCGTTCAGGTGACAGATATTTATATTGGAGGTAAACGGTTAAATGCAACAGACAGTGTAACGGTCGGGACCATTGATATGTTTACTTTTGGTAGAATGTATCCAAGCATCATCCGGGCAAAAGAAAAGAAGTTTTTTCTGCCGGAACTGCTTCGGGATGTATTAGCACATTCATTTTCTGATAATTGA
- a CDS encoding GerAB/ArcD/ProY family transporter → MFLGFVQPYFSYKKNMVFWGIALVVPCFFLSVYVPILTYGQATASTFFFPFVMTLDAINITWLMFDRVTIFFLLSLITFIMLFLSLVMWKAVRIAHSFIPIVKPSYLALVFTLSIFLICLLIPNWSDVEELFSWNTFFRFYVLITVPLSLLCMGMLSKGGKKHGA, encoded by the coding sequence TTGTTTCTTGGTTTTGTACAACCATATTTTTCTTACAAGAAAAATATGGTTTTTTGGGGAATTGCTTTGGTTGTTCCATGTTTCTTTCTTTCAGTCTATGTCCCAATCCTTACTTATGGTCAGGCTACTGCCTCTACTTTTTTCTTTCCTTTTGTCATGACATTGGATGCAATCAACATCACATGGCTGATGTTTGATCGCGTCACTATATTTTTCTTATTGAGTTTAATAACCTTCATCATGCTGTTCCTTTCATTAGTAATGTGGAAGGCAGTAAGAATCGCCCACTCGTTTATTCCCATTGTAAAACCATCTTATTTGGCTCTTGTTTTTACTTTGAGCATCTTTCTAATATGTCTCTTGATTCCTAACTGGAGTGATGTAGAAGAACTCTTTAGCTGGAATACCTTTTTTCGATTTTACGTCCTGATTACCGTACCATTATCATTATTGTGCATGGGGATGCTCTCAAAGGGAGGAAAGAAGCATGGTGCTTAA
- a CDS encoding Na+/H+ antiporter NhaC family protein, protein MEGTIYSLIPPVLAILMVILTRRVLLSLGVGILAAALLVANFNPVATVTLIWDTVLGLFYSVDDSELNLWNIYILAFLLILGIITAYISITGGSRAFADWAQTKIKTRRGSKFLTAILGIIIFIDDYFNALAVGQISRPLTDRYKVSRAKLAYLIDSTSAPICVISPVSSWGAVIIGIIGTNVIAEQNISGMTAIGAFMEIIPMNLYVFSALIMIFLVSYFNFNIGPMKKHEDLAMKTGQLYDPNKEVPGELSDELPTSTKGTIGNLVWPIVALFVGVIGAMLWLGASALEGEVTLLGIFENTDPSAALFYGGLFALIVSLVLLFSQISKGGVSNKVVGRGFLEGSKSMLPAIYILLFAWTIAGLIGELQTGEYIAEQVQNSNMNIAFLPVVIFIIAGFTALATGTSWGTFTLLLPIAGQIAAATDVSILLPALAAVLAGAVFGDHCSPISDTTILSSTGAGCNHIDHVMTQLPYALICAAVSIVGYIVLGLTGSTLLGLLVVVVAFVIIGFSFKSLKTAE, encoded by the coding sequence ATGGAAGGAACAATTTATTCTTTAATTCCTCCAGTGCTTGCGATCTTGATGGTTATTTTGACCAGAAGAGTTTTGCTTTCACTTGGAGTAGGTATTCTGGCAGCTGCATTACTTGTGGCAAATTTTAATCCGGTAGCAACAGTCACTTTAATTTGGGACACAGTGTTAGGTTTATTCTATTCTGTAGACGACAGTGAACTGAACTTATGGAACATTTATATTCTTGCTTTCCTACTAATTTTAGGTATTATTACTGCTTATATTTCTATTACTGGTGGAAGCAGAGCTTTTGCTGACTGGGCACAAACAAAAATCAAGACTAGAAGAGGATCCAAATTCTTAACTGCAATACTTGGTATCATTATTTTTATTGATGATTATTTCAACGCGTTAGCAGTAGGTCAAATCAGCAGACCCTTAACAGATCGTTATAAGGTATCACGTGCAAAGCTGGCATATCTAATTGACTCTACCTCTGCACCTATTTGCGTCATTTCACCAGTGTCTAGCTGGGGAGCGGTTATTATCGGAATAATCGGCACAAATGTCATTGCTGAGCAAAATATTAGTGGTATGACAGCTATTGGGGCATTTATGGAAATCATACCGATGAACTTATACGTTTTTTCTGCTTTAATTATGATTTTTCTGGTAAGTTATTTTAATTTTAATATCGGTCCTATGAAAAAACATGAAGACCTTGCAATGAAAACGGGTCAATTATATGATCCAAATAAAGAAGTGCCAGGGGAACTTTCTGATGAATTGCCTACTAGCACAAAAGGAACTATTGGAAACCTAGTATGGCCAATTGTGGCTTTATTCGTCGGTGTAATCGGTGCAATGCTTTGGTTAGGTGCTTCAGCACTTGAAGGAGAAGTTACACTATTAGGTATTTTTGAAAATACAGACCCATCAGCAGCGTTGTTCTATGGTGGATTATTTGCGCTTATAGTATCTCTTGTATTATTATTTAGTCAAATTTCTAAAGGTGGAGTATCTAATAAAGTAGTAGGTCGTGGCTTTTTGGAAGGTTCAAAATCAATGCTTCCAGCTATTTACATTCTTCTATTTGCTTGGACGATAGCCGGATTAATTGGAGAACTTCAAACAGGTGAATACATTGCGGAACAGGTGCAAAATTCCAACATGAACATCGCGTTCTTGCCGGTTGTAATCTTTATCATTGCTGGTTTCACTGCACTTGCGACAGGAACATCATGGGGAACTTTCACATTACTTCTGCCGATAGCAGGTCAGATTGCGGCTGCAACAGATGTCTCCATTCTACTGCCTGCTTTAGCAGCCGTTCTAGCTGGAGCAGTATTCGGAGATCACTGCTCACCAATTTCCGATACTACGATCCTTTCTTCCACTGGTGCAGGATGTAACCATATCGATCACGTGATGACGCAACTCCCTTATGCGCTCATATGTGCCGCTGTTTCGATTGTAGGTTATATCGTATTAGGTCTGACAGGAAGTACATTACTTGGTCTATTGGTAGTGGTTGTAGCGTTTGTTATTATTGGATTCAGTTTTAAGTCTTTAAAAACAGCAGAATAA
- a CDS encoding Ger(x)C family spore germination protein, producing the protein MVLKKLGLCIMFVFVLSLAGCWDNKDINHRTMPVVLGITKNQEEYKLFLQVPQAARGQVRTTIVRETGSTINQIIDKMSANLESNVDLLHAKVIIVDRSLAEEGMKDLISGFMRSRDVPSKALMVISQNDIEELFTALENQEHSEETVLLDFFEKNAGWNPQIPITRVWHVYHSIHSYTKDVSIAMISKGEDSLCEFVGGAVIKNGKMVDMIDSDETLLYNAFNDESNQGKIEVMNEGSVMILGNRMNHDSKIVDGRPYFHSELRLNVMVLETKEDASREEIRKALTALLLERYDKMFSKIQSSEADILGIGQYFRKELSREKLKNWRSKYYPKLVFTQDIKINIQNEGNLRMPADEGS; encoded by the coding sequence ATGGTGCTTAAAAAGCTTGGACTTTGTATAATGTTTGTGTTTGTTCTTAGCCTAGCAGGATGTTGGGATAATAAAGACATTAATCATAGAACGATGCCAGTGGTTCTTGGGATTACTAAGAACCAAGAAGAATATAAGCTGTTCTTGCAAGTACCTCAGGCAGCAAGGGGACAAGTACGAACAACTATCGTGAGAGAGACGGGTAGCACGATTAACCAAATTATTGATAAGATGAGCGCAAATTTGGAGAGCAACGTAGATCTTTTACATGCCAAAGTCATCATTGTCGACAGAAGTTTGGCTGAGGAAGGAATGAAGGATTTAATATCTGGTTTCATGAGGTCAAGGGATGTTCCTTCCAAAGCGTTAATGGTCATTAGCCAGAATGATATAGAGGAATTATTTACCGCACTGGAAAACCAGGAGCATTCTGAAGAAACGGTGTTGTTGGATTTCTTTGAAAAAAATGCAGGCTGGAATCCGCAAATTCCGATTACAAGGGTATGGCATGTCTATCATAGCATTCATTCCTATACGAAAGACGTTTCCATTGCCATGATAAGCAAAGGGGAAGATTCTCTATGTGAATTTGTCGGAGGGGCAGTCATCAAAAACGGGAAAATGGTTGATATGATAGACTCCGATGAAACGTTGCTTTACAATGCCTTTAATGATGAAAGCAATCAAGGAAAAATTGAAGTGATGAATGAAGGAAGTGTCATGATTTTAGGAAACAGAATGAATCATGATAGTAAAATAGTAGATGGAAGGCCATACTTTCATTCCGAATTACGGTTGAATGTGATGGTTTTAGAAACTAAGGAAGATGCTTCGAGAGAGGAAATAAGAAAGGCGTTGACAGCCTTGCTTCTGGAAAGGTACGATAAGATGTTTTCAAAAATTCAATCAAGTGAAGCTGATATCCTCGGAATTGGACAGTATTTTCGAAAAGAGTTATCTAGAGAGAAATTAAAAAACTGGCGTTCAAAATATTATCCAAAGCTCGTATTTACACAAGATATCAAAATTAATATCCAAAACGAAGGGAATTTAAGAATGCCAGCGGACGAGGGTTCCTAA